One stretch of Heliomicrobium undosum DNA includes these proteins:
- the pxpB gene encoding 5-oxoprolinase subunit PxpB — translation MENRTKEQKCRLVPMGDSCWLIQFDQEISPEINVHVHALAAALAQAKHGWLREIVPTYCALAVYYDPMQIDAHDVECYLWAELALLNERGSTMSLTWEVPVLYGGEWGPDLASLALRSGLKTDEVIALHAGRSYHLYMLGFVPGFCYLGKVPSKIAAPRHAKPRKAVPAGSVGIAGEQTGIYPIEAPGGWQIIGRTPVTLYDPRRESPVLMRPGDRVRFRPIDLATYHMLNQKSKSGWQLTPVEGTSNVDSTGHQGRLINHRSRYGASWAPGIRDARRRSHGHLFLASSQSAGRQ, via the coding sequence GTTGTTGGCTCATTCAGTTTGATCAGGAGATCTCCCCGGAAATCAACGTCCACGTGCATGCCCTGGCGGCGGCGCTGGCGCAAGCGAAGCATGGATGGCTGCGGGAGATCGTCCCCACCTACTGCGCCTTGGCCGTCTATTACGATCCCATGCAAATCGACGCCCACGATGTCGAATGCTACCTCTGGGCGGAACTGGCGCTGCTGAATGAAAGGGGCAGCACCATGTCCTTGACCTGGGAGGTGCCTGTGCTCTACGGTGGGGAATGGGGACCTGATCTGGCGTCATTGGCGCTGCGCAGCGGTCTGAAAACAGATGAGGTGATCGCCCTTCACGCAGGGAGAAGCTATCACCTGTACATGCTCGGGTTTGTGCCGGGATTTTGCTACCTCGGGAAAGTCCCCTCCAAGATCGCGGCGCCACGCCACGCCAAACCGAGAAAGGCTGTGCCTGCCGGTTCGGTCGGCATTGCCGGCGAGCAGACCGGCATCTATCCCATCGAAGCGCCGGGCGGTTGGCAGATCATCGGTCGTACGCCGGTGACCCTCTACGATCCGCGCAGGGAATCCCCTGTGCTCATGCGTCCCGGCGACCGGGTTCGCTTTCGTCCCATCGATCTCGCCACCTACCACATGTTGAACCAAAAGAGCAAATCGGGCTGGCAACTGACGCCGGTGGAGGGGACGAGCAACGTTGACAGTACAGGTCATCAAGGGCGGCTTATTAACCACCGTTCAAGATATGGGGCGTCATGGGCACCAGGCATTCGGGATGCCCGTCGCCGGAGCCATGGACACCTTTTCCTTGCAAGCAGCCAATCTGCTGGTCGGCAATGA
- a CDS encoding 5-oxoprolinase subunit C family protein, whose amino-acid sequence MGRHGHQAFGMPVAGAMDTFSLQAANLLVGNDPSAAALEITLVGPQLRFLSTAIIAVTGGDLSPVVDGNPLPMWENVLIEAGSLLTFGAPRSGCRAYLAVDGGWAVEPVMGSRSTYLRGQIGGYQGRALKDGDTLPHHRGKDFNQIGYRVMQAEWVPRYRAAVSVRAIEGPQVDVFSAAMRERFFTADFCVSLLSDRMGYRLEGPSIQAVMGKEMISDATALGAVQVPPDGQPIVLMADRQTTGGYPKIATVITADIPLLAQAQAGHRIRFVPCTLGEARAALRQQAEVLRSRIIARRPSPAEVS is encoded by the coding sequence ATGGGGCGTCATGGGCACCAGGCATTCGGGATGCCCGTCGCCGGAGCCATGGACACCTTTTCCTTGCAAGCAGCCAATCTGCTGGTCGGCAATGATCCGAGCGCGGCGGCCTTAGAGATTACACTGGTCGGGCCGCAGCTTCGCTTTTTATCGACGGCGATTATCGCCGTCACCGGCGGCGATTTATCTCCCGTAGTGGATGGTAATCCCCTGCCCATGTGGGAAAACGTGCTGATCGAAGCGGGCAGTCTGCTGACTTTCGGCGCACCGCGCAGCGGATGCCGGGCCTATCTGGCCGTGGATGGCGGATGGGCCGTCGAGCCAGTCATGGGCAGCCGCTCAACCTATTTGAGAGGTCAGATCGGGGGCTACCAGGGCCGGGCGCTAAAAGATGGCGATACGCTTCCACACCACCGGGGAAAGGATTTCAACCAAATCGGTTATCGCGTTATGCAGGCGGAGTGGGTCCCCCGCTACAGGGCAGCTGTCTCCGTCCGGGCGATCGAGGGTCCCCAGGTTGACGTTTTTTCTGCCGCCATGCGGGAGCGCTTTTTCACAGCCGATTTCTGCGTCTCCCTTCTATCGGATCGGATGGGCTATCGATTGGAAGGTCCGTCGATTCAAGCCGTTATGGGAAAAGAGATGATCTCTGACGCCACCGCTCTGGGAGCGGTGCAGGTTCCACCCGACGGTCAGCCCATCGTGCTGATGGCCGATCGGCAGACCACCGGCGGCTATCCCAAGATCGCCACCGTCATCACCGCCGACATCCCCCTGCTGGCCCAGGCGCAGGCTGGCCACCGGATCCGCTTCGTCCCTTGTACCCTTGGCGAGGCGCGGGCCGCGCTGCGCCAGCAGGCAGAAGTCCTTCGTTCACGCATCATTGCGCGGCGACCGTCGCCGGCGGAGGTGTCTTAA
- a CDS encoding LamB/YcsF family protein encodes MRIDLNCDIGESYGAYRIGCDDEMIAIASSVNIACGFHGGDPDVMAVTVERALQSGAAIGAHPGFPDLAGFGRREMRLQPSEVTNLIIYQIGALQAFVQAAGGRLHHVKPHGALYNMAAVDDELAAAVALAVKRVDPKLVLYALTGSRLVETARRLGLTVAREAFVDRAYRADGTLAPRNLSGAVITDPVTAGARAVTMVKTGCIPSIDGDPIRIDADTLCLHGDNPAAAAIAKAVRASLETAGIAVKAGFGTT; translated from the coding sequence ATGCGGATCGACCTCAACTGTGATATCGGCGAAAGTTATGGCGCCTACCGGATCGGCTGTGACGACGAGATGATCGCCATCGCCTCATCCGTCAACATCGCCTGCGGCTTTCACGGCGGCGATCCCGACGTGATGGCGGTCACGGTGGAACGGGCCTTGCAGTCCGGCGCAGCCATTGGCGCCCATCCCGGCTTTCCCGACCTGGCCGGCTTCGGCCGCCGGGAGATGCGCCTCCAGCCGTCTGAGGTGACCAACCTGATCATCTACCAGATCGGTGCGTTGCAGGCATTCGTGCAGGCCGCCGGCGGAAGGCTCCACCATGTCAAACCACATGGCGCCCTTTACAACATGGCTGCTGTCGATGACGAACTGGCGGCGGCGGTCGCGCTGGCCGTAAAAAGAGTCGATCCGAAACTCGTTCTCTACGCCCTCACCGGCTCCCGCCTTGTTGAAACGGCAAGAAGGCTAGGGCTGACGGTGGCGCGGGAGGCTTTCGTCGACCGGGCGTACCGAGCCGATGGCACACTGGCGCCCCGCAACCTCTCCGGCGCGGTGATCACTGATCCGGTGACGGCTGGCGCGCGGGCGGTGACGATGGTGAAGACCGGTTGCATTCCATCGATAGACGGCGACCCGATCCGAATTGACGCGGACACGCTCTGCCTGCACGGCGACAACCCGGCCGCCGCCGCCATAGCCAAGGCGGTGCGGGCTTCCTTGGAAACAGCGGGGATTGCCGTGAAGGCAGGCTTCGGAACGACATGA
- a CDS encoding HutP family protein, translated as MKATAQEGKPSLERAAMMLAMSETREKEYRLRQYYGEEMGLACVVTEVGGTVSALQSTGKLTNSVIAAAINAKVIEGKPESVHAVLHATVDAMKGIFLETANNASLALKISVISDGRWVAVGIFGKSSVHPLTEHSRVGLGYMHL; from the coding sequence ATGAAGGCAACTGCCCAGGAGGGCAAACCCTCTTTAGAGCGCGCCGCCATGATGCTTGCCATGAGTGAGACGAGAGAAAAAGAATACCGCCTTCGCCAGTACTACGGGGAAGAGATGGGACTGGCCTGCGTCGTCACCGAAGTGGGGGGCACCGTCAGCGCCTTGCAGAGCACCGGCAAACTGACGAATTCCGTCATCGCCGCCGCCATTAACGCCAAAGTCATCGAGGGAAAACCGGAGTCCGTCCACGCCGTGCTCCACGCCACCGTCGATGCGATGAAAGGGATTTTCCTCGAAACAGCCAACAACGCCAGCCTAGCCTTGAAAATCAGCGTCATCTCCGACGGCAGATGGGTGGCCGTCGGGATCTTCGGAAAGTCTTCCGTCCATCCTCTTACCGAACACAGCCGGGTTGGGCTGGGATACATGCACCTCTAG
- a CDS encoding P-II family nitrogen regulator has translation MKMIRAIIRPEKAEVVAEALAQEGLTSLTKMHVFGRGKSKGMRIGDVVYDEFPKTMLLMVVDDENVEKAVDVIIEAGKTGSMGDGKIFVTPVEEAYTVRTGARGL, from the coding sequence ATGAAAATGATCCGTGCCATCATCCGGCCGGAAAAAGCCGAAGTCGTCGCGGAAGCCCTGGCCCAAGAGGGCTTAACCTCTCTCACGAAAATGCACGTCTTCGGTCGCGGCAAATCGAAAGGGATGCGCATTGGCGATGTGGTCTATGACGAATTCCCCAAAACGATGCTCCTGATGGTCGTCGATGATGAAAATGTCGAGAAAGCCGTCGATGTGATCATCGAAGCCGGCAAAACCGGTTCCATGGGTGACGGCAAGATTTTCGTCACCCCGGTGGAAGAAGCCTACACCGTACGTACGGGGGCAAGGGGGTTGTAA
- a CDS encoding P-II family nitrogen regulator, producing MKEIVAFIRRHQLPATKKALEEAGFPALTIQSVEGRGRQKGIGGWAAEVDPELNKFTSTALQSMEPEIKWIPKRMLTIIVQDDQVSAAVDAIVAANKTGHIGDGKIFVCPLQEVVRVRTQERGCDAVI from the coding sequence ATGAAGGAAATCGTCGCCTTCATCCGGCGCCACCAGCTGCCGGCCACGAAAAAGGCCCTGGAAGAGGCCGGTTTCCCGGCCCTCACCATCCAGAGCGTTGAAGGCCGGGGAAGACAAAAGGGCATCGGCGGTTGGGCCGCCGAGGTCGATCCGGAACTGAACAAGTTCACCTCTACGGCCCTGCAGAGCATGGAGCCGGAGATCAAATGGATTCCCAAGCGCATGCTGACCATCATCGTCCAGGACGATCAGGTCTCGGCAGCGGTGGACGCCATCGTGGCGGCCAACAAGACCGGTCATATCGGCGACGGCAAAATCTTTGTTTGCCCCCTGCAAGAAGTGGTCCGCGTGCGGACCCAAGAGCGGGGTTGCGACGCCGTCATCTAA
- the nifH gene encoding nitrogenase iron protein, with protein sequence MRQIAIYGKGGIGKSTTTQNTVSALAEMGKKVMIVGCDPKADSTRLILHSKAQATVMDLAREKGTVEDLELEDVLLTGFADIRCAESGGPEPGVGCAGRGVITAINFLEENGAYTPDLDYVFYDVLGDVVCGGFAMPIRENKAQEIYIVTSGEMMAMYAANNIARGILKYASSGKVRLGGLICNSRKVDKEYELIDELATRLGTQMIHFLPRDNQVQRAELRRMTVIEYSPDHPQADEYRALAKKIDENKKLVIPTPLTMDELEDLLIQYGILEDEETAAAKLG encoded by the coding sequence ATGCGGCAGATCGCCATTTACGGAAAAGGTGGCATCGGCAAGTCCACCACCACGCAAAACACCGTTTCCGCTTTGGCGGAGATGGGCAAAAAGGTCATGATCGTCGGCTGCGACCCCAAAGCTGACTCGACCCGTCTGATCCTGCACTCCAAAGCCCAGGCCACTGTCATGGACCTGGCCCGTGAAAAAGGCACCGTCGAAGACCTCGAACTGGAAGACGTGCTCCTCACCGGCTTCGCCGACATCCGCTGCGCCGAGTCGGGCGGTCCGGAACCGGGCGTTGGCTGCGCCGGCCGCGGCGTCATCACCGCCATCAACTTCCTCGAAGAAAACGGCGCCTACACCCCTGACCTCGACTATGTCTTCTATGACGTTCTCGGCGACGTTGTCTGCGGCGGTTTCGCGATGCCGATTCGCGAGAACAAAGCCCAAGAGATCTACATCGTCACCTCCGGCGAAATGATGGCCATGTACGCCGCCAACAACATCGCCCGCGGCATTCTCAAGTACGCCTCCTCCGGCAAAGTCCGTCTCGGCGGCCTGATCTGCAACAGCCGGAAGGTAGACAAGGAATACGAACTGATCGACGAGTTGGCCACCCGTCTGGGCACCCAGATGATCCACTTCCTGCCCCGCGACAACCAAGTCCAGCGGGCCGAGCTGCGCCGGATGACCGTCATCGAGTACTCCCCCGATCATCCGCAAGCGGACGAATACCGCGCGCTGGCCAAGAAAATCGACGAAAACAAAAAACTCGTCATTCCCACGCCGCTTACCATGGACGAACTGGAAGACCTGCTCATCCAGTACGGCATCCTGGAAGACGAGGAAACGGCGGCCGCCAAGCTCGGCTAA
- the nifD gene encoding nitrogenase molybdenum-iron protein alpha chain — protein MAEQQDPKGYASREMVDEVLSVYPEKAQKMRAKHITVKEEGCASCSIRSNSKTVPGLMTARGCAYAGAKGVVFGPVKDMVHISHGPVGCGYYSWGNRRNLAEGTLGVDNFVPFQFTSDFSEGDIVYGGDKKLEQLCREVKELFPTVKGISVMSECPVGLIGDDIESVSKRMSKELGIPIVPVRCEGFRGISQSLGHHIANDAVRDHLLAKKERPDPGPYDVSLIGDYNIGGDAWASIKILEEMGLKVRNTWTGDSTVEMLQTAHQVKLNLIHCYRSMNYICKHMEEEYGIPWMEFNFFGPTKIKESIRKIAAFFDETIQEKAEAVIAKYDPLMQAVIEKYRPRLEGKKVMLYVGGLRPRHVIGAYEDLGMEVVGTGYEFAHKDDYDRTFPMMGDNTVIYDDVTAFEFEEFVNRMRPDLIGSGIKEKYVFEKMGYPFRQMHSWDYSGPYHAYDGFPIFARDMDIALSSPTWGLAKAPWKKEAKEVRK, from the coding sequence ATGGCTGAACAGCAAGATCCGAAGGGTTATGCCAGCAGAGAGATGGTCGACGAGGTCCTCTCTGTCTATCCCGAAAAAGCTCAGAAGATGCGCGCCAAGCACATCACCGTCAAGGAAGAGGGCTGCGCCTCCTGCTCGATTCGCTCCAACTCCAAGACAGTCCCCGGCCTGATGACTGCCCGCGGTTGCGCCTACGCCGGCGCCAAAGGCGTCGTCTTCGGACCGGTGAAAGATATGGTGCACATCTCCCACGGACCTGTTGGCTGCGGCTACTACTCCTGGGGCAACCGCCGGAACCTGGCGGAAGGCACCCTGGGCGTCGATAACTTCGTTCCCTTCCAGTTCACCTCCGACTTCAGCGAAGGCGACATCGTCTACGGCGGCGACAAGAAGCTGGAGCAACTCTGCCGGGAAGTCAAAGAACTCTTCCCGACCGTCAAAGGCATCTCCGTCATGTCTGAGTGCCCCGTCGGCCTCATCGGCGACGACATCGAGAGCGTCTCCAAGCGGATGAGCAAGGAACTGGGCATCCCCATTGTCCCGGTTCGCTGCGAAGGCTTCCGCGGCATCAGCCAATCCCTCGGCCACCACATCGCCAACGACGCGGTGCGCGACCACCTGTTGGCCAAAAAAGAACGTCCCGATCCCGGTCCCTATGACGTCTCCCTCATCGGCGACTACAACATCGGCGGCGACGCCTGGGCCTCCATCAAGATCCTCGAAGAGATGGGCCTGAAGGTCCGCAACACCTGGACCGGCGACTCCACCGTCGAGATGCTGCAAACGGCCCACCAGGTGAAGCTGAACCTCATCCACTGCTACCGCAGCATGAACTACATCTGCAAGCACATGGAAGAGGAATACGGGATTCCCTGGATGGAGTTCAACTTCTTCGGTCCCACCAAGATCAAAGAATCGATCCGCAAAATCGCCGCTTTCTTCGACGAGACCATCCAAGAGAAAGCGGAAGCGGTCATCGCCAAGTACGACCCCCTCATGCAAGCCGTCATCGAAAAGTACCGCCCACGCCTCGAAGGCAAAAAGGTCATGCTCTACGTCGGCGGCCTCCGTCCCCGCCACGTCATCGGCGCCTACGAAGACCTGGGCATGGAAGTCGTCGGCACCGGTTACGAGTTCGCCCACAAGGACGACTATGACCGCACCTTCCCCATGATGGGCGACAACACCGTCATCTATGACGACGTGACCGCCTTCGAGTTTGAAGAGTTCGTCAACCGCATGCGGCCCGACCTGATCGGCTCCGGGATCAAGGAAAAGTACGTCTTTGAAAAGATGGGCTACCCCTTCCGCCAGATGCACTCTTGGGATTACTCCGGTCCCTACCACGCCTATGACGGGTTCCCCATCTTCGCCCGTGACATGGACATCGCCCTGAGCAGCCCCACCTGGGGACTGGCCAAGGCGCCCTGGAAAAAAGAAGCGAAGGAGGTGCGCAAATGA
- the nifK gene encoding nitrogenase molybdenum-iron protein subunit beta: MSENTCACTQSKEEMAEWLNSPEYREMNFNRKALSINPSKACQPLGALLCALGIDGCLPFVHGSQGCAAYFRNTLNRHLREPVPTVSDSMTEDSAVFGGQANLIEGLKNAYQVYKPQMIGVFTSCMAEVIGDDLNAFIANARNAGSVPQDFPIAFAQTPSFVGSHITGWDNMFKALLQSLADPRHGRWTNGRLYVVPGFDAYPGNLREYKRLVSAMGIPMTMLPDATEAMDSPHTGEYQIYPGGTPMSELADALNASGFIFMQRYSTVGSYKFVKNVQKINTEVVTMPIGINNTDKFLMALQEMTGKPIPAELEKERGRAVDSATDAHQYIHGKRFAMFGDPDLLLGLTGFLLEMGGIPAHIVCTNGTEQFRKDIQAVLDASPFGKDCGVHVGRDLWHMRSLLMTEPVDMLIGDSHGKFDAKDANIPLVRIGFPIMDRVNLHRSPIVGYQGAINLVTMIANTFMDQVDRTCPDRLFELMR; encoded by the coding sequence ATGAGTGAGAACACCTGCGCCTGCACGCAATCCAAAGAAGAAATGGCCGAATGGCTGAATTCGCCGGAATACCGGGAGATGAACTTCAACCGCAAAGCCCTTTCCATCAACCCCTCCAAAGCCTGTCAGCCCCTCGGCGCCCTCCTTTGCGCCCTCGGAATCGATGGCTGCCTCCCCTTCGTCCACGGTTCGCAAGGCTGCGCCGCTTACTTCCGCAACACCCTGAACCGTCACCTGCGCGAGCCTGTTCCCACCGTCTCCGACTCGATGACAGAAGACTCGGCCGTCTTCGGCGGTCAAGCCAACCTGATCGAAGGCCTGAAAAACGCCTACCAGGTCTATAAGCCCCAGATGATCGGCGTCTTCACCTCCTGCATGGCCGAGGTTATCGGCGACGACCTGAATGCCTTCATCGCCAACGCCCGCAACGCCGGTTCGGTGCCCCAGGATTTCCCCATCGCCTTCGCCCAGACGCCCTCCTTCGTGGGCTCCCACATCACCGGTTGGGACAACATGTTCAAAGCCCTGCTCCAATCCCTGGCTGACCCGCGCCATGGCAGATGGACCAACGGCCGCCTGTACGTCGTTCCCGGCTTTGACGCCTACCCCGGCAACCTGCGTGAATACAAGCGCCTCGTGTCGGCCATGGGCATCCCCATGACGATGCTGCCCGACGCCACCGAAGCCATGGATTCGCCCCACACCGGCGAGTACCAGATCTACCCCGGCGGCACGCCCATGTCTGAACTGGCGGACGCGCTGAACGCCTCCGGCTTCATCTTCATGCAGCGCTACTCCACCGTCGGCAGCTACAAGTTCGTCAAAAACGTTCAGAAGATCAACACCGAAGTGGTCACCATGCCCATCGGCATCAACAACACCGACAAGTTCCTGATGGCCCTCCAGGAGATGACCGGCAAGCCGATCCCGGCGGAACTGGAAAAAGAGCGCGGCCGCGCCGTCGACTCGGCCACCGACGCTCACCAGTACATCCATGGCAAGCGCTTCGCCATGTTCGGCGACCCCGACCTGCTCCTCGGCCTCACCGGCTTCCTGCTCGAAATGGGCGGCATCCCTGCCCACATCGTCTGTACCAACGGCACCGAGCAATTCCGCAAGGACATCCAGGCGGTGCTCGACGCCAGCCCCTTCGGCAAGGACTGCGGCGTGCACGTCGGCCGCGACCTCTGGCATATGCGCTCCTTGCTGATGACGGAGCCCGTCGACATGCTGATCGGCGACTCCCACGGCAAGTTCGACGCCAAGGACGCCAACATCCCCTTGGTCCGTATCGGCTTCCCGATCATGGACCGCGTCAACCTGCACCGCAGCCCCATCGTCGGCTACCAGGGCGCCATCAACCTGGTCACCATGATCGCCAACACCTTCATGGACCAAGTCGACCGGACCTGCCCGGACCGTCTCTTCGAACTGATGCGCTAA